A single region of the Hippopotamus amphibius kiboko isolate mHipAmp2 chromosome 6, mHipAmp2.hap2, whole genome shotgun sequence genome encodes:
- the OGFRL1 gene encoding opioid growth factor receptor-like protein 1 isoform X1, whose translation MGNLLGGVSVREPTTVEDCDSTWQTDSEPESEELGPGGGEGPGREPAQPPEPLEPSERAGGRPRASPAPDRDAEAAGAEQGADSTEATAKPKRSFYAARDLYKYRHQYPQNFKDIRYQNDLSNLRFYKNKIPFKPDGVYIEEVLNKWKGDYEKLEHNHTYIQWLFPLREQGLNFYAKELTTYEIEEFKKTKEAIRRFLLAYKMMLEFFGIKLIDKTGNVARAVNWQERFQHLNESQHNYLRITRILKSLGELGYESFKSPLVKFILHEALVENTIPNIKQSALEYFVYTIRDRRERRKLLRFAQKHYTPSENFIWGPPRREQPEGSKAPKTPALPTSGHHSQASMHKKPKDSKNSSAAVHVNSKTAEDKKVAPGEQGEETERPSSEPGAEAARLGDAERDSDADSSSPQGEKTIAHPGEKKESASPSEKDEEGENHNRDCESPGDTGSHDEAQLQ comes from the exons ATGGGCAACCTGCTCGGCGGGGTCAGCGTGCGCGAGCCCACCACCGTGGAGGACTGCGACTCCACCTGGCAGACGGACTCGGAGCCCGAGTCCGAGGAGCTGGGGCCGGGCGGCGGCGAGGGCCCGGGGCGGGAGCCTGCGCAGCCCCCGGAGCCCTTGGAACCCTCGGAGCGAGCCGGCGGCCGGCCCCGCGCCAGCCCCGCGCCGGACCGGGACGCCGAGGCGGCGGGCGCCGAGCAG gggGCTGATTCCACGGAAGCAACCGCCAAACCAAAGAGAAGTTTTTATGCTGCGAGGGATTTGTACAAATACCGACATCAGTACCCA cagAACTTCAAAGATATCCGATATCAAAATGACTTGAGCAATCTTCgtttttataagaataaaattccatttaagCCTGATG GTGTTTACATTGAAGAAGTTCTCAATAAGTGGAAAGGAGATTATGAGAAGCTGGAACACAACCACACCTACATCCAATG GCTTTTCCCCCTGAGAGAACAAGGCTTGAACTTTTATGCTAAAGAACTAACTACGTATGAAATTGAG gaattcaagaaaacaaaagaagcaatTAGAAGATTCCTCCTGGCTTATAAAATGATGTTGGAATTTTTTGGAATAAAACTGATAGATAAAACTGGCAATGTTGCTCGGGCTGTGAACTGGCAGGAAAGGTTTCAGCATCTGAATGA GTCTCAGCACAACTATTTAAGGATCACTCGTATTCTGAAAAGCCTCGGCGAGCTTGGATATGAAAGTTTTAAATCTCCTCTTGTAAAATTTATTCTTCATGAGGCTCTTGTGGAAAATACTATTCCCAATATTAAACAGAGCGCTCTGGAGTATTTCGTTTACACAATTAGAGacagaagggaaaggagaaagctcCTGCGATTCGCCCAGAAACATTACACTCCCTCGGAGAATTTTATCTGGGGACCACCGAGGAGGGAACAGCCCGAGGGCAGCAAAGCCCCGAAGACCCCCGCCCTGCCCACCTCCGGGCATCACAGCCAGGCGTCTATgcacaaaaaacccaaggactCCAAAAATTCCTCTGCAGCTGTGCATGTAAATAGCAAAACAGCCGAAGACAAAAAAGTGGCacctggggagcagggggaggagacagagaggcCCAGCTCAGAGCCCGGCGCTGAGGCCGCCAGACTGGGAGACGCCGAGAGAGACAGTGATGCAGACAGTTCCAGTCCTCAAGGGGAAAAGACGATTGCCCATCCCGGGGAGAAGAAGGAGAGTGCGTCTCCCTCCGAAAAAGATGAAGAAGGTGAAAACCATAACAGAGACTGTGAAAGTCCTGGAGATACAGGTTCCCATGATGAAGCTCAGTTACAGTGA
- the OGFRL1 gene encoding opioid growth factor receptor-like protein 1 isoform X2, whose amino-acid sequence MGNLLGGVSVREPTTVEDCDSTWQTDSEPESEELGPGGGEGPGREPAQPPEPLEPSERAGGRPRASPAPDRDAEAAGAEQGADSTEATAKPKRSFYAARDLYKYRHQYPNFKDIRYQNDLSNLRFYKNKIPFKPDGVYIEEVLNKWKGDYEKLEHNHTYIQWLFPLREQGLNFYAKELTTYEIEEFKKTKEAIRRFLLAYKMMLEFFGIKLIDKTGNVARAVNWQERFQHLNESQHNYLRITRILKSLGELGYESFKSPLVKFILHEALVENTIPNIKQSALEYFVYTIRDRRERRKLLRFAQKHYTPSENFIWGPPRREQPEGSKAPKTPALPTSGHHSQASMHKKPKDSKNSSAAVHVNSKTAEDKKVAPGEQGEETERPSSEPGAEAARLGDAERDSDADSSSPQGEKTIAHPGEKKESASPSEKDEEGENHNRDCESPGDTGSHDEAQLQ is encoded by the exons ATGGGCAACCTGCTCGGCGGGGTCAGCGTGCGCGAGCCCACCACCGTGGAGGACTGCGACTCCACCTGGCAGACGGACTCGGAGCCCGAGTCCGAGGAGCTGGGGCCGGGCGGCGGCGAGGGCCCGGGGCGGGAGCCTGCGCAGCCCCCGGAGCCCTTGGAACCCTCGGAGCGAGCCGGCGGCCGGCCCCGCGCCAGCCCCGCGCCGGACCGGGACGCCGAGGCGGCGGGCGCCGAGCAG gggGCTGATTCCACGGAAGCAACCGCCAAACCAAAGAGAAGTTTTTATGCTGCGAGGGATTTGTACAAATACCGACATCAGTACCCA AACTTCAAAGATATCCGATATCAAAATGACTTGAGCAATCTTCgtttttataagaataaaattccatttaagCCTGATG GTGTTTACATTGAAGAAGTTCTCAATAAGTGGAAAGGAGATTATGAGAAGCTGGAACACAACCACACCTACATCCAATG GCTTTTCCCCCTGAGAGAACAAGGCTTGAACTTTTATGCTAAAGAACTAACTACGTATGAAATTGAG gaattcaagaaaacaaaagaagcaatTAGAAGATTCCTCCTGGCTTATAAAATGATGTTGGAATTTTTTGGAATAAAACTGATAGATAAAACTGGCAATGTTGCTCGGGCTGTGAACTGGCAGGAAAGGTTTCAGCATCTGAATGA GTCTCAGCACAACTATTTAAGGATCACTCGTATTCTGAAAAGCCTCGGCGAGCTTGGATATGAAAGTTTTAAATCTCCTCTTGTAAAATTTATTCTTCATGAGGCTCTTGTGGAAAATACTATTCCCAATATTAAACAGAGCGCTCTGGAGTATTTCGTTTACACAATTAGAGacagaagggaaaggagaaagctcCTGCGATTCGCCCAGAAACATTACACTCCCTCGGAGAATTTTATCTGGGGACCACCGAGGAGGGAACAGCCCGAGGGCAGCAAAGCCCCGAAGACCCCCGCCCTGCCCACCTCCGGGCATCACAGCCAGGCGTCTATgcacaaaaaacccaaggactCCAAAAATTCCTCTGCAGCTGTGCATGTAAATAGCAAAACAGCCGAAGACAAAAAAGTGGCacctggggagcagggggaggagacagagaggcCCAGCTCAGAGCCCGGCGCTGAGGCCGCCAGACTGGGAGACGCCGAGAGAGACAGTGATGCAGACAGTTCCAGTCCTCAAGGGGAAAAGACGATTGCCCATCCCGGGGAGAAGAAGGAGAGTGCGTCTCCCTCCGAAAAAGATGAAGAAGGTGAAAACCATAACAGAGACTGTGAAAGTCCTGGAGATACAGGTTCCCATGATGAAGCTCAGTTACAGTGA